The genomic DNA GCCAAAGGGGCGCTGAGCAGCGTCCAGTCGATGATTCAGCTGGCGCGTAAAGCGGGCGTTCCGGTGTTGATCGACCCGAAAGGCGCTGAATTTGAACGTTATCGCGGCGCGACGTTGCTGACGCCGAACCTGTCTGAGTTCGAAGCGGTGGTCGGCAAGTGCAAAGACGAAGCGCAAATCGTTGAGCGCGGCATGAAGCTGATTGCCGATTTTGAACTGTCTGCGTTGCTGGTGACCCGTTCTGAGCAGGGCATGACACTGCTGCAGCCGGGCAAAGAAGCACTGCATATGCCAACGCAGGCGCAGGAAGTGTATGACGTCACCGGCGCAGGCGACACGGTGATTGGCGTGCTGGCGGCGACGCTGGCGGCAGGAAAAACCCTTGAAGAAGCGTGCTACTTTGCCAATGCGGCGGCGGGCGTCGTGGTGGGTAAACTCGGTACCTCGACGGTTTCGCCGATCGAACTGGAAAACGCGGTGCGGGGTCGCGCTGATACCGGTTTTGGCGTAATGACCGAAGACGAACTGAAGCAGGCGGTTATCGCGGCGCGCAAACGCGGCGAGAAAGTGGTGATGACCAACGGCGTCTTTGACATTCTGCATGCCGGTCACGTCTCTTATCTGACGAATGCCCGTAAGCTCGGTGATCGTCTGATTGTGGCGGTGAACAGCGATGCTTCCACTAAACGCCTGAAAGGCGAAAGCCGCCCGGTTAACCCGCTGGAACAGCGGATGATCGTGTTGGGCGCGCTGGAATCGGTCGATTGGGTGGTCTCTTTCGAAGAAGATACGCCGCAGCGCCTGATTGCCGGGATCCTGCCGGATTTGTTGGTAAAAGGCGGCGACTACAAGCCGGAACAGATCGCCGGCAGCGAAGAAGTCTGGGCCAACGGCGGTGAAGTGATGGTACTGAACTTCGAAGACGGCTGCTCCACCACCAATATCATCAAGAAAATTCAGAAAGACAGCGGTAAGTAACGCCGCTGGCAAGGCGGTAAATCGCTAAACACAAGCGCTGGTCATCAACAAACCGTGGTGAATGTGTGGGTTTATGACACAGCGCATAAATTAGCGAATGAATGAGCACGTTTTGCGTACATTTAGCCTAAAGTAAAGATAAATACTGGAAGCAGGAAAAAGCATATAGCCGACTCAGAAACGCATTGACTGAAGGAGTATGCCGATGAACCAAAACGAACTCTACATTTTGAACAATTTCGATTTTATCGCACGTAGCTTTGCCAGAATGCACTCGCTAGGCCAGTCGGTTGATCTCGAAGCAGTCACCGGGAATATGGATGAAGCGCAGCGGGAGTGGTTTTACATTCGCTACGAATTTTACTGCCAGCAGGCGATGAGAGTGAGATCGCCTGAGGTAGAGCATTAAAATAACAACGGGCCGAAAGGCCCGTTATTGTTTTTAGTCCTGTTGTTCCACCGGTGGTGTGACGGCTGCTGGCGCGCTGGTGCGATTTTCCAGCTCGCTGAGGCGTTGTTCCAGCAGCGCCAGTTTTTCACGCGTACGCAGCAGTACCTGCGTTTGCACGTCAAATTCTTCGCGACTCACCAAATCCAGCCGGGTCAACTGCGACTGCAGCACCTGACGGATTTTCTTTTCCACGTCGTCACCAAAGTCACGCAGTCCTTTCGGCATCGATTCGTGTACCTGGCGGGCGATTTGCTCAATTTTCTTCGGGTCAATCATCGTAGTTTCCCTGATCGTCTCTGTTCTGATGTTCATTGTAGTGCCTGAACGGAAGTCGATAAACCAGAAATACAAATGTTTGGTCTCAATGCATTGCCCGGGATAGTCAATCGCGTTATAGTTATCTCGCTTATTCTCAGGGCGGGGCGAAATTCCCCACCGGCGGTAAATCAGCTTACGCTGAAAGCCCGCGAGCGCTCCTGAACCTTCAGGAGGTCAGCAGATCCGGTGTAATTCCGGGGCCGACGGTTAGAGTCCGGATGGGAGAGAGTAACGATCCAGTCGGGTTTGCGCCCGCTCACGTTATTTTTTTGCCGCTTGTACGGTACTCCTAAGACTGCCCTGATTCTGGTAACCACAAATTTAATGAGGTTTTTATTACCATGAATCAGACGCTACTTTCCTCTTTTGGCACGCCATTCGAACGTGTGGAAAACGCACTGGCCGCACTGCGCGAAGGCCGCGGTGTAATGGTGCTGGATGATGAAGATCGTGAAAACGAAGGTGACATGATTTTCGCCGCAGAAACCATGACCGTTGAACAAATGGCGCTGACCATTCGTCACGGCAGTGGCATCGTTTGTCTGTGCCTGACCGAAGATCGTCGCAAACAGCTCGATCTGCCGATGATGGTTGAGAACAACACCAGTGCTTACGGCACCGGTTTTACCGTTACCATCGAAGCTGCTGAAGGCGTTACCACCGGGGTTTCGGCCGCTGATCGCGTGACTACTGTCCGCGCGGCGATTGCTGATGGCGCGAAGCCATCCGACCTCAACCGTCCTGGTCACGTGTTCCCGCTGCGCGCGCAACCGGGTGGCGTGCTGACCCGTGGCGGTCACACCGAAGCCACTATTGATCTGGTGACGCTGGCAGGTTTCAAGCCAGCAGGCGTGCTGTGTGAACTGACCAACGATGACGGCTCAATGGCGCGCGCGCCGGAGTGCATCAAGTTTGCTGGCGAGCACGATATGGCTGTTGTGACTATCGAAGACTTGGTGGCTTACCGCCAAAAGCACGAACGTAAAGCCAGCTGAAATTAACGCTGCTGCATATGCGAGAAGCCGGGAGATGTCCCGGCTTTTTTGCGTCTAGTGTCTAGTGATAGTTGACCTTGATGGTGACCGTTTTACTGAATGGCCCGACGGCAATCTCCTGCGACGGGTTTTTCGTCAGCTCGGCGGTATAGTCATGGGTAAAACGCTCTTCCATTCCCGCCACAAACGTTTCAAACGCCTGGTACTCATTAAAACGGGTATCGATGTGAGTGGTATCGTCCGCGATGCGTAGCAGAAGACCATTTCCCATATCCAGATGCGTGGCGTCATACAGCGCGCCATCGTTGTCGTAAAAGCTGGTTTCGACGTCAAAGGATTGCGTACAGCCTGCGGCCAGATCTTTGGTGGCGGATAAGTGGAATGATTGCGTTGCCGGTGTGGTTTGTAATGATCTTCGCGAAAGGACGCCGAAATCGACAACCTGATTCTGCGGCTCAAGGCTGATGTCCACACTGCAATCGAGAAAAGTGATGTTGTCGAGGCCATCAATGTTAAAACGCAGGTTTTTCGCGCCGTCCATCAGGTTTGCTCCCCCTTCACCGTCAAACTGCACAACGTTTATTTTCCCGAAATCAAACTGTTGATCCTGATCCGCAGGTACCGTTTTAAGCTGAATGAAAAGGCGAAAGCGCGCGTTGAATGTGACATTTTTCTGTGGTGTCACCCCGTTACAATTTGGGGAATAAACGCCACCGTTACTCTTGTCGAGGCAGGCTCCGGTTGGAATGCCGATATCGGATCCCGTGTAATCAACGCCATTGTAGGTGACGCCAAAGGTAAAGTAAGGGTTATCAAGGACATCAACATTGTTCGTCGCACTTAGCATGAGCCAGGCAAAGAGTGATTCAGAGGGTTTTGTGGGAGACCAGCTCTGGGCGTTATCGCAATATACCGTGATGTTGATATCCCGGCTTTCCCAGATCTTACTTCCCAGCGGGGCATCAACGGGCACCATGAAGGGCGGCAACGTGACGGTATAATCAGTAGGGCCGCCGAGTACGCGCTGATAGCAGTCAACAGCCCAGGTGGGGGCGGCGAATAACGTCACCAGCAGCGTGAACAAAAGAGCAAGCGTACGCATGGTTAATCCTTTTGTGCAGGCTGGCTGCTGCATTCGCGCTGAACGGCGTTGCAGCTGATTTTAAATAAATTCAACCCGCCGAAATCACCGATGTAACCGACCTGAAACTGCGACGGTAGATCCTTCACCGGCAAAGTTTGCTCGCTGAAGGGAACGAGCATGAGGCTGGTGGTGCCTTTCAGCAGCGTTTTTCCGTCAATACCGACGTAGCCGATGGTCATATGGTAGGGCGTGCTGTTCATAAAATGCAGCCCGTTTTCGGTCCGTGAGAGTTTGATAGATTTCCAGGGCAGTGGTTGCCCGGAATTGAGGCGAATGGCCTTTGGCCGCCAGAACAGTTTCAGGCGGCTTTGCATCGCAATCTGCACGACGTTCTGCCCTTCGCTGCGCGGTGGGATCTCTCTGACGTTGTAATAAAATAAGGATTCCCGGTCAGATGGCAGCCTGGCAAGCGCGGGCAATCCCATCAGCCTGACCTGTGTCTGTTCGCCCGGCTCAAGCCGCACCAGCGGCGGGACGGTGGAGATATAATCACGATTTTTCACCCCGGTCTGGTCTTCAATCCAGGATTGCGCGAGATAGGGGAGCGTCGGACTTTTATTGCTCAGACGCAGGGAGATACTTTTGTCGCCCTGATTGAGAATCAGCCGGGTGCGATCGGGCAAAATGGCCGCGTGCGTCAGGCTGGTGGCTGACAATAAAAGGACCATCCCTTTCGAGATATCAGTCGGTTTCATGCTTTTCTCTGGTCTGGTGAGTGTATCGACACGGCAGAATGAGTGCGCTGTCGAGATTGCTGTGGTTGGGCGGAATAATCTCGCAGGTGTGTTCGCCCCAGTTCACGCTGAGCACACTGTTTTCCTGGAGTCCGCTGAGGTACACAAAACCGTCGTCCGCAATCAGGCCGACGTCTTTGCGGGTTTTGCTGTCGATGACGGAAACGCCAAGTGGCGGAAACGTACCATTTTCCAGCCTGACCACGCCCATGATCTGATACCCCTGACTGGCGTTAAGCGCTTTATAACCGATGGCGCCTTCTGTCAGCGTGGTACGGAACACCGGGCTGTTGATATCCACGCCTTCCGGTAGTGTATTGCTGTTAACCTGAACGGTGGCGGTCTGGTAATTGCTGAGCGACGGGATCACCGCGATGCCAAAGGCATTAGTGACGCTGCGTCCGCGGCTCAACTCAACGCCAGAAACGCCATTAGCGTCGACCATCATGCGGGCGTTATTCCCGCTGGGGCGATCATGCATTGCCACGCCATAACGAGTGGCGGTGATCGCGCTGTTCCAGCCCAGATTCATTGAAGAATAGTGATTCGGTTGCACGCTGGCGGCGAGGCTCAGACGACCGGGTGTCGCGTAGTGCTGATAGC from Trabulsiella odontotermitis includes the following:
- the hldE gene encoding bifunctional D-glycero-beta-D-manno-heptose-7-phosphate kinase/D-glycero-beta-D-manno-heptose 1-phosphate adenylyltransferase HldE: MKVTLPEFERAGVMVVGDVMLDRYWYGPTSRISPEAPVPVVKVDTIEERPGGAANVAMNIASLGAGARLVGLTGIDDAARALSKALADVNVKCDFVTVPTHPTITKLRVLSRNQQLIRLDFEEGFADVDPQPMHERIQQALGSIGALVLSDYAKGALSSVQSMIQLARKAGVPVLIDPKGAEFERYRGATLLTPNLSEFEAVVGKCKDEAQIVERGMKLIADFELSALLVTRSEQGMTLLQPGKEALHMPTQAQEVYDVTGAGDTVIGVLAATLAAGKTLEEACYFANAAAGVVVGKLGTSTVSPIELENAVRGRADTGFGVMTEDELKQAVIAARKRGEKVVMTNGVFDILHAGHVSYLTNARKLGDRLIVAVNSDASTKRLKGESRPVNPLEQRMIVLGALESVDWVVSFEEDTPQRLIAGILPDLLVKGGDYKPEQIAGSEEVWANGGEVMVLNFEDGCSTTNIIKKIQKDSGK
- the glgS gene encoding cell surface composition regulator GlgS; its protein translation is MPMNQNELYILNNFDFIARSFARMHSLGQSVDLEAVTGNMDEAQREWFYIRYEFYCQQAMRVRSPEVEH
- the ubiK gene encoding ubiquinone biosynthesis accessory factor UbiK, whose amino-acid sequence is MIDPKKIEQIARQVHESMPKGLRDFGDDVEKKIRQVLQSQLTRLDLVSREEFDVQTQVLLRTREKLALLEQRLSELENRTSAPAAVTPPVEQQD
- the ribB gene encoding 3,4-dihydroxy-2-butanone-4-phosphate synthase; the protein is MNQTLLSSFGTPFERVENALAALREGRGVMVLDDEDRENEGDMIFAAETMTVEQMALTIRHGSGIVCLCLTEDRRKQLDLPMMVENNTSAYGTGFTVTIEAAEGVTTGVSAADRVTTVRAAIADGAKPSDLNRPGHVFPLRAQPGGVLTRGGHTEATIDLVTLAGFKPAGVLCELTNDDGSMARAPECIKFAGEHDMAVVTIEDLVAYRQKHERKAS
- a CDS encoding pilus assembly protein, coding for MRTLALLFTLLVTLFAAPTWAVDCYQRVLGGPTDYTVTLPPFMVPVDAPLGSKIWESRDINITVYCDNAQSWSPTKPSESLFAWLMLSATNNVDVLDNPYFTFGVTYNGVDYTGSDIGIPTGACLDKSNGGVYSPNCNGVTPQKNVTFNARFRLFIQLKTVPADQDQQFDFGKINVVQFDGEGGANLMDGAKNLRFNIDGLDNITFLDCSVDISLEPQNQVVDFGVLSRRSLQTTPATQSFHLSATKDLAAGCTQSFDVETSFYDNDGALYDATHLDMGNGLLLRIADDTTHIDTRFNEYQAFETFVAGMEERFTHDYTAELTKNPSQEIAVGPFSKTVTIKVNYH
- a CDS encoding fimbrial biogenesis chaperone produces the protein MKPTDISKGMVLLLSATSLTHAAILPDRTRLILNQGDKSISLRLSNKSPTLPYLAQSWIEDQTGVKNRDYISTVPPLVRLEPGEQTQVRLMGLPALARLPSDRESLFYYNVREIPPRSEGQNVVQIAMQSRLKLFWRPKAIRLNSGQPLPWKSIKLSRTENGLHFMNSTPYHMTIGYVGIDGKTLLKGTTSLMLVPFSEQTLPVKDLPSQFQVGYIGDFGGLNLFKISCNAVQRECSSQPAQKD